Part of the Zingiber officinale cultivar Zhangliang chromosome 8A, Zo_v1.1, whole genome shotgun sequence genome, GCATCCTCGAACAAAGACTTGCTCTCTTCCAGCTTCACCATCATGTCTGCTAGAGAATCGGATGCTGATTTCTCAGACTGATAAGCTTCTTCAAGCTCTGCCTTTAGCCTCTCGACCAATGCACATACATTCGATTCCCCGTTTCGGGCATCGGTCGCCTCGATCTGAAGCTTTTCGATCAACGATTCCATGTGAACCAACTTCTCTTCGGCTATTTTTGCCCTTTCGAGTTCCGATTTCAGCATGCCAATTTCAGCTTCCAATTCAGACTCATGCGAGGCCTTCTGATCACAGGCTTCTATCGGCGCAAGCTCCGCCTTCGCTTCGTGTACTTTTGCGGCCCTTTTCGCATCGTCTACCTCGCGCAATATCATCTCTTTTTCAACCTTGGCACCCCTGAGCTCCTCCTTGACCCTGTGGAGTTCTTCAGCCATGCAACTCAGGGAAGACGCATCTTGCTCATGCTTAATCTGCAATTCCTCGATCCTGCCTCTTTCGATAGCCAAGATCTCTTCTGCTCGCATCCGAGCAACCGTTTCCTTCTTGAGCTCCACCTCAACTGCCTCCAACTTCCCCTGCAAGCTTGGTTTCTgagaccaaaccaattcaagAATGAGTCGATACGAAACTACACCAAATAACTGAAAGCACTGACTGAACCATTCATTCTTACACTAGGAGGACCGGTGCTATTCTTGCTAGAGACTTTCGACTCGAATGACTTCGTCGGCCGATCGACGGAGCCACGCGGTTTCGGAAGGGGGGAAGAAGACTGCTTCTCCAGTGGCTGAGAATCTGACTTGGTGGATCCATTCCTGTTCAGTCTGCCCACCTTGAGATCTCCTTGAGCTCTGGTGGAACCAGACCTATCGGAAACTCTAATCTCAGATTCTTAACAAGCGTAACAAAACAAAAGTCGGAGGATACTCACTTGGCTTTGGAGGgcaccatcatcatcatcatcatcttcttccttccaagagACAGCTCTAGCTAAGGAAGAACTGAAGAAGAataagtagaagaagaagaagaaggggggaCAGAGCTAGAAGTTAAAGGCTTGATCTCATCTCGTTGCTGGTGGTTGCATGAGTAACATCACTTGGTGTGTGACAGGGCACCGACAACAGTTAGCCTTTTATTGTATCAATTTGGTGGCACTTCATATTCAGTGAAATGGTATGACAGGgtaatataattatataattattaaataataataataatagtttaattttttgatataatgcaGAAATACAACTCAGAATGATCAGCTCCAGCTGGCAATGCCCATCATGAGTTTAAATCAAGGGCTCTTGTCGAGTCACTCTCTTCATAAAATAGGGTTTTTCTATCATTcagtgagagcttttgatagttTAAGTTTAGGTGCCATTTTGGAAAAAGATGCATATTGACTAAGGGATTAACATGAGATTTTTAATTAACAGGGTCCAATCTACATATAGGACTTGTGGAGTCTTGAAAGCATTAATAATATACAATAGGATAAGTATGAAGTCGAGGCCCAGGCCCATTTACTTTTAGATGGGCTGAAATAGGGCGACGTAAAGGGCGTCCTTGATCTGCTCCTGAGAGTAGAATCGCCGCGTCATCTCCACCGTCGCTTGCAGGATCATGAGGTCTTTCACCACCGTCACATTCGCGTAGCTCACCTCCACATCCAGCTCCCTCAGCGCCACCATCACCCGCGCCGCCGCCTCGCGCCGCCGGTCGCACTCCACTACGATCATCGCCTCCCGCCCTAGCACCTTCACTTCCACCTCGGCCGCCGCGTCCTTTGCCGTCGTCGTCGACTCTCTGTTGGTTCTATTGAGCTTCGAATCGAGCGTTTTCTTCTCCGATTCGAGGGTTTCCGCTTTGATCCGCAGCTCGTTGATGTAGGCGATGGCGTCGGCGAGCAGAGAAGCCTTGTCCATCTTGGACACGTTGGGAACGACGGCACGCAGGGCGTAGAAGCGCTGGTTCAGCTTCTCCCGCCGCTGCCGCTCCGCTTCCACGTGGTCGAGCGGCACCTCGCGGCCGTTGGCCGGCTTCCGGCCTCGCTTCTTCGGGCGCGGTTTCTCCGGATCTGTCGCCGCTGCGACGCTCGTCACCTCGCGAACCGACGCTTCGAGGTCCGATTGGTCAGAATCTCCGCCGAAGAGCCCGCAATTGCCCTCCTCGGGCATCGGCGTCGCTGTCGACGCCGAGGAGTTCTTCGGCCCCTCGAAAGAGGTGTGTTTGTCGATGTAGAGGGCTTCGCAATCGCTTGCGGTGAAATTGAGATCTTGAGTCATGTGACTGGGGACTAGGGTTTCGGTGAGGCCACTGGTGGTGGGTTTCTCTATACGGGACGAGGGCTTTGGTGCCATCGGCGGCCAAGGCATTGAGGGTTCAGCGACGAACCCAAGCTCCATCGCTTGGGGTGGCGCCGGAGGCCAAGATCCAGCTTCCGGACGCACGGCGCCGCTGTGGGTGAAGAGATACCTCAACTTGCTCAGGATCTCCGGGCTCTGAGAGATCTCGTGAGTAGATCCAAGTTCGACGACGCCACAGCCGCCTCCCAGGGGGACGCAGGCAATCGTTCGCAGCCCGAAAGCCCGCGCTTGGCGCACTCGCTCGCACGGTGCCACCGTCATGGAATATTCCCCGGAGATCCACGCCGGCGAGCCGGCGAGGAGGACCTGCCCGGGGAGGCTGGCGCCTGCGGCGAAGTTCTGGGTCATCGACACGAGGAAGAACCACTCCGTGTCGGTGACCTCTTCGTCCACCCCTTCGTCAACGCTGCCGGAGATGAGTGCGTTGAGCTCCCGGAGCACGTGCTTCCGGTGTTCCTTCTCCTCCGGCGTGGTCGACGCGCCATTCCGCTTATCCTCCTCGCAGCCTTTGTAGTACCCGTCGCCCCAGCTGAGGACAGGGGAACCGCCGCCGGAGGACTGCCAGAAGATGGCGTAGGTCCAGGTCTCGCCAGCGTACTCGATGAGGGAGTGGAGACGCTGCTGCAGGTTCTCGGGGATCAAGTGCGGCCCTGCGGAAGAGGTCATAGTGGTCTGCGACGAGGAAGTGGAGCAGGAAGAGCTCGGGACAGGGACGGGGGGTTGGGCAGGCCGCAGCCAGCGGACGTCGCGGCTGTCGGCGGCGGTGGAAGCGGATGAGAGAAACGGAACCATGCCGGAGGCGCTGTCGTGGGGCGGCCAAAGGCTCATGGACGCCGCGGGAAGGTGACCCGACCGCTTGCCGACGAGAAGTAAAAGTGGTATTGGACAGTGTCGGTGGACATTGCAGCTGAGAGTGGTTTTATAGAGTGCCCAACCGGATTCGATATCTCAGCGCTTTAACAACCGACTTGAACCGGCGGTTCCTTGATTCGGTTTGTGAGCCTTTCTTTTTTAATTGGAAGATAATTATTTAcatgaaaaggatttttaatgaagaaaattgtattttcacttttgttttttttttgtgaaaaaaaaaatcaacgtcAAAAAGACAcctcaatttttaaaaatagccTTCATCCTATTTTTCATCTTAAAAATATCTAGATTCTAATACTATTAAAGATTTAATCAAAATTCTatgacataaaataaaattttatttcaatattcatTATAACAATTTTATTCATAATTGATATAATATATAATACTTTTGTTCAACAATATTATAGGTATTAGTTTTGGCTAAAGTtgctataaataattttaattaaattattttatattgcaataattttaaacaaaGTTCTTACTCAATTATATTAATTTTGACAAGAGCCACTATAAAAATACTTGGAGTCCTCTTTTAGTAAAAATGATAATAAGAAGTCCTCTTTTAATTTTTGCCAATTAAAAATCAGAAAGGTTAtgttgtacaattttttttattaaaatatgaaTTCTACagataaaaaactatttttaaaatcttaaaaaaaaataaagtattggctttcaaaatttaaatattttgtaaaaacatcatctaaacttttatcaaacattaaaatgctctaaaaacattttaatattaaaatatcaaAGAGAATGACATCCTAATAATAAATAAAGACTTATGACATATTTCAACATCAACAAAGTTTGAAAGAACATTCTTAACAATTATTTAAACATTATTTATGTTTCACAATTCACAAAACGTGAACATAAAAAATATACACACAAAGACAATGTGATAAATGTGAGCTATTACTTTTCAAAAGATGCTTATAATTTCATAGTTGACTACATTGCAACCACTTTGTTCTTATCCAGTCTAAATTCATTTCCTCCACGTTTCTCTtactattttttaataaaaaataataatatggcAATGAAGATATCGTAGTTTAATCTACACCTTTAGAATACAGATATTATAATTCAATAAGGCGACAAAAAATGCTGTCAAATCAatccataataataataataatattattattattaatttaaatatccTTCTctttaaatcaattaatttagAAACTGCACCAATCCGATTCACACAATCcattttattattacttatgattaaaatttagaaataatttataaatgaattttatttattaatttattttcctttatttGAAATGAAAAAGATATAGTAATTTTATCAAATTAATGTGTTTATAAGCATAATAATGTTTTAACTTGAGTTTAAATACAACTCGTCTTCTCAAATGAGTTTAGTGGTTAATGCATAAGGTATTGTCATAATGAGACGTTGGGAGCAAATGTATTCATTTTTTATCACAATCGAGTTTAAATCCAACTCCACAAAAAATTCCTAAGAcgtaaacttaattaaatttggtaataaaaataaataaaacaaaattccACGAGATGGGACCATAAAAATATTGGATGAGAAAATAATGAATAGTAGTGATGATGAAACGTGTTGCTCGGGTTCAGCCAGAGTGAGCATGTGATATGTGAGGTTGGTGTTTAAAGGATGGATGGAATAAAATTATGGGCAGGGAAAAGAATTGAAAGAGaaagagtgtttttttttttttttgcatatttatttatGTTGATTGAGATAAGTGAGtacatatgatataattttaataaCTAAAAAGCATAtattcatcattttttaaatatatgttgtaattttatgagttaaaaaaaatatatatggatcattattttatatgtgatataattttattaatgaaaaaaagaTGCATCTGTATTTGAAAGGACGGAATTAAAAATGATGAAAATATTTTAACggtaattttttttcttgtttacaTTGGAAAAAACAatgaattttattatttttctttctcgaCTGATTGATTTACGAATCCATGtggattatttttttaattattttttacatcAATAAATAATTTCTTCTCTTCTAATTGTTGTCGAATTTACCTCACGCAGCCATGGACGGCGATGGACGGCGATCTCGGGCGGCAGTTCCACGCGAGATTGGTTAACATGGAGGGCCCACGAGGTCACCTAGTACGACACAACACCTAGCATCGCGATTGAAAGATGACactcaaattttttttacattaaatTCAACACCTACGTATAATAGAGGATTGAAACATGACATTTTGAAGATTCGTTAGGCCTTGGGGGAcgatttttgtttttaaaaaaattgcttctctgataaataaaactaaaaacaatTCATTGACGTTAATTCACacaacaaaattctaatatgtcaAAGCAAATATACATGTATAcataaaaaacataaataaatataaaaaaaaaaaaaatccgatGTACAAAACTCCCGTTATGCGAAGTCCTAAAGAAAGATCTATTGTACATAGTCTTATCCTATTTTCTTATAAGAGGCTGTTTCCAAAATGTatgtataaaaacataaaagtaattgCTCTATTTATCATTTTATTGTGAACCCATTTTATCATAATCAACATAAAAGAAATTATTCTAGAACCAACCAGAGCAGCAATTATCCGATAAAATCATAAACAACAGCGTTGATCACCAATCTGCTTCTACTTTGTTTCAATGCCGATAACAATTATCACTTACCATGAGTTTCTAAAAGGAGGCAAATATAAAATAAGAGCTCGAAGAATACTGCATATCCAAATTCCCAAGTCGTCGCAAACAATTGTAGCTCAGTGATGATGATGAGCTGCTAAGAATGAGGCTCAAAGTCACTAGCAACCAGTTGGTGGGCAATGTAGGCAAGAGCGTAGTGAGATGCTTCTTCCAGTAGATGCAATTGCTAACAAAATTTTGGAGATGATGCTTATGTTTCATCAGGATCCGTTGTGTCGTCTTCTTCAGTTTCTGGAAGTCTTTCCATTGCAGAGTCATCATCGCCATGCTTTGATAGCAGAATCTCTTCCGAAAACACAAACTGGTTTATGATGCCAAATGTGTCTGCTAGCTTCATTATAGCAGATTGAGAAATGTAGCTATTTGGATCAACTGGTTCGGGTAAATGAGGTAAGCATTCAGGAAGATATTCATCGTGATGCCATGCGGGTGCATAAAGTGCAAGAGCAGTCCTGCAAAAGATAAATCTGCAACACAAGATTCGAAAATGACAAACGTTACTATACCCTGATCAAACTGCCAACTTGTGAGAATGAGAACATGGCATGAATTGTTCAGGTACCGAAAAATTCAGTTTGATGTCAATAGATAATGCAATTATTTCCGCCATGTAGCCCAACAGCCACCATAAAGTATGGCATACATGCTATGTTGTAAtagttatataaaataaaatcaagGAGTAACCTGAGAAGAAGCCGCCTCAAAAATGGGTCGCCCAAGACTTCAATCCAAACTGGATGTAGATCATTTGACGTCACTAAAGCTCTTTCCCACTCACTAAGTGaaaatgacaataatttttctgCCTTATCGTATTTATCCTGGAGAATTAAGTAGTGTGTACATAAGCAGTAAATTTAATTTGACAAGAGGATGGCTAATGTACTATCATAAAGAAATGAGATAAAATTGTAAACCTTATCAACATTTGCACCGGAAATACCAATCAAGAAGCAGAAAGCTTGCACTGGTGCTGACAGGAACATAGTGAATTGGCTTCCTTGTTGAGAACGAGCAAATTCGCTAGTAGTTCCTTGGGGTGGAGGCCTAGAGCATGGAGAGAGAAGCATAGCAACTGTCGCACCTTTCTCAGCTCCATGTATAACCTGTTAAAATTTCATCAAATGTTTTGAACAGTGAGCATGAAAGGAAAATAGGTGTAAAATTATGACATTAAACCAGATAGATGATAGAAAATTCATAATTTTACTTTGGTGTTAGATTTTGCATCACTGACAAGTTAAGGAAAAAAAGTGTGATCCTATATAGCTTAAGGCTCAGGAGATATTATCATGTTCGAATTTACATGTTTCACCAGTTATTGTAGTTTattttacaaagaaaaataaaataaaatggcaTACTGGAGAGTAAACTTTAGTCAGTGTTTTCCCATATTTAAAGGAAACttaacctaaaaatttaaaatatcaaatatacatatattaaagttACAGCTGCAGAAATCAAAACCAATACCCCATCGAGAAATTATTTACCCAATGTGGTATGATCCTTCTCCAGGATTCCGATTTGACGAAAGCTTAGTATACTAGGCAGCCTTTTTCGTCTAGCATTTTTATATTCTAAATATAAgggtttaactttgaaaaattagaaCACAAACAAATGCAATTCTGGTTCTTTATGTGCACATTTGAAAAACAGAAAAGACTGCAAGTTGCAAAATGTCCACAGAGAAGTAGTAATTATATGATGTTAACAACAAAAGGATAAATGATATTTATACTCATCCCATTCACCTGCCTGCGCCATCCCACTTTTGCCACCACACCACATCCTGACGCCCCTCTCACGATAGGCATCCATATTCCATGCATCATGCTCTTGTTTCCGTCATCTTCTTCAACATTCACTATTTGCTTCCATCTTCTCTCAAATCATAAATAAAACTCTTTTCTTCCACTTTCTGTGCCACTTCACCTATAGTGAACTCGTCCAAGGACTCCCTCAGTAATTCCATCTTTTAGGTCTTCCACCTTTCTTTTAGGACTGGTGCTAGCATTCTTGCCATCGAGACCTCACACAGTCACGCCTGCCACCATCCTCCACCCTCATGTAGGTCTTGCAATTCATCCCCGCGGCAACACGACAAACTTTCAAATCTGCTTGCAATTACACCAAGAGTCTACATTTACCATGCCACATTCATTGCTAGCCAACCTCTCTCAACGGTCCACATCACTCTTACCCCTTCCCCTCGTAGGCATGTCATTGGAATCTAGAAACCCTCACACAGATCTGTGATTTGGCCCTCCTGCACTTATCCATGCAAGTTGGCAACAACCCATGACAACAAGAACCCTCAAAATCTGGTGCAGCCAACTACACAAGCAGGTTAATCCAACTCCAGAAAGCCATAATAGGAACTAAATCAGTTTCAGGCAACAACTAACAATTATTTAGAAAGGGAAAACTAAGTGGTGGGTTCTGCTTTAAATTGATTGGGGAGAGAAAGGACAAATTCGGTAGATCTGGTGTAAGCCAATATTGAATCTAATCCAAGGTAGTAGAGCTAGTGTAAGCAGATATGGGATCTAGTCCAAGGTTCCTTGTAGACATAAATTGCAATAAATTAAAGATCTTGTGCAAAGATTCGTGCAAGAAAGGGATCCATCCCACGAGTGAAgagatctaaccattttcatcaGTTATCCAGATCGAACTTTGGCAACTTCAATAAAGGAATAGGCTTGCATCACTTTGCTATAATCAGtctcttttgaaaaatacttttcttGAGTTAGTTGGTTAGTCAAGATTTTTGCATTTAATTAGTTTTTCTCACATACCATCATACCTTCGCAAAAAAATATCATCACATGCAGAATCTCACGTGCATACACTAATTTAACCATCATTCATCAATAAAAAAACATTTTCTTCATTCTTCCCTAGTGTATTATGTTGCATTACTTTAAATCTTCACTACTCATCAACAATCAAAGAACGCTAAAATGAGAGAAATTGCCACTACTATAAGCAATATAAGAGATATAATGTTAGTTGCCAAAGTGTTAAAATTGAAATGTAAGACGAGCTTAAATTTACAAGAATTTGGATAACCTAGAAAGTTCAGAAAATTCATTGATGAGTCATTACAAAAAAAGCAAGGATCTTCACAAGCATGTCAATTGATTATAATAATTTAAAACCTAACATACATCTTGAATTAGTAGAAAAGAATAGAAATGATGATATTCACTCTTTAATTTACCCATACACAAAATGAAGTGAAAAAGAAATTATATGACATTACATAGTAAGCTACATAATTTCACCCAAATTTTTGACACATAGAAGCACACTAGACTTTTTATAATTACATGATATGTGTGTGCGAAAAAAAATAGAATAGTCATAACTAATGGAACTTACAGgaatatcattttcaaaaatcaaacactagaatataactcAAACCAGAACTTCATCCAAGTTCTCCGCAATATAATAGATAGCTACTACCTCACCTAGTGGTTCTTTAATTAAGCCTCACTAGACCCAGGGCATAGCACAGACGGTggacgcatgacatctctggcgtaatggccaggggttgattctcaggaactagtgacttggtttacCCCACCATACGCCTAACGCCTGTATATCTGCATTTACCTCTCTCCATATATGTGGGGTCGGAACTAAGGGGGCCATTAAGGTAGCAAATTTaccttttttttaattaagcctcactACTTATCTTTTAAAGAGCCTCCTGATGACATAATATATGCAATGTGACACTAATCATATCACTACCAAATCTCTTATGACATTTAGTAACTCATCTCCTAAAGATCGATGATACTTTCAGTGAGACACCTAAGGAGGCTGCGAAAACTCACCAACTTTGAGAATCATTCGACCTGCCATTAAAAATGAATTAAGTTGACAATTGTACGCTACTAAAAGAGTTCAAAAGAGCACACTTAACTAAATTATCAAAAGAATAAATTAGGATCACAATTTTTTCTTTTACCAATTGATGAAATTGCTTATAATAATACATCTACAAGCATGTGTTAATTTATAGTCATTTTTAGCCTAGAGCTCATTAACTTGACTTGATTCCTTTGCCAAATTCTATCTGCCAAATTGAGAGTTTCACTACATGTATAAGAGATACATATCAATATCAGGATAAGAATCGCATTGAATAATGATTATTAAAAAGTACATAATGATGCACTAAGTAAACTAAAAGAGCAAAAGATTGTTATGCCCATGTATTCATTAATGCAATATATCCTATAATTGTTCCTCCATAAGCATTACATTCACTTGAATATCCCTTATTGTGAGAAGTTTTTTTGGTTCTAatgcttttttatttatttaaccaGCTTATTAaacattaatcaaaattttaccATACACGATTTGCTACCTTATTGGGCAAAACTCCACCTTTACATGTTGATTTTGACAAATGCTAAGCTCTTGTCTAGATGAGAGAGTGCTCTCGAGTCTCGACACTAATTTCCAAATGCCTTGATTACCATAGAGATAAAGACATTATTTTCTACCTCGTGACTAATCAAAGCATTTCCTTACCCAAGGGATGACTAAAAAGAAGAGGTGGTGAAAACTTAGTACTTCAAAGCTTGAAATGAATTAAGAATGCAATTACTCCTTACAAACACCCTATTGAAGATGTTGACCAaggttttaaaaatctattttaggCAGTAGGCAATCAACTTACCGAATAGTGTCTAAGTGGTAGGTGAGCACCTAAGCAGGGGCCTAAGTAGTTggcattaaaataaaattatatataaaagagCAAGTAAATAATTTGAATATATATCAAGAAGCACTCTATTGAATTAAATTTTTCCCTTGTTTATAGATACATTAATCTCAATGTTTCACACATTTATAGATCCAAAATTATAAATATAGTGAGGGCATGAACTCAAAGTGTGTTATGATAATAATTTCCACGATGTATATGGTAGAGTTTGACATGTTTATGAtaattgatccggtgataaggacaggggaccctcgttggcggaaggtcaacagcacgtggaggtcaaaggtcaggaGAGTCAACACGGAGATAGGCCGACCGGAGGAAGCAGGCCTACCGAGTCGGACATCGCATGCCGACCGGCCATGAATCCCCCgaaccgaatgaaagacaacccgactaaggGTCGGGTTTCTGATGCTCAAGGAAAAAAGGTTTCAAGGCCGAACGGAATGTCCGTTCGGCCGAGCACCAGGCAACAGAGGTAGGGCAATATCATCTAAGCATATGGCCAGGAGGTATCCCGGTCAGACCGATGACTATAACCGGCGACAGGAGTAATATGTCTGCTGAGCGGCctacccgctcggccctggaacagacaaaggacgcaagaggacaaaggagacaggggataacatcatcctcgagacacctgccgccgacaaacagcagagttagcggccgagccgtacacaggatcatacggtggaagcttccaccgtcacatccgggatatactcggacgattgcggaatggcgccagaggtacttttctgacacaggctcgttaaggtaagtttggggaagcgtgtacgcatcgagaagcgtgtacGCATCGGGAAGCTTGCCCGCatttccccggggtcctatataaggacccccagacgtcgacgaaggtatgcacacaTCTTTACTATAGCCTCGTTACGTTGCCTCTctcattgcctgacttgagcgtcggagggtcgtcgccgggaaacccctcccggctcggcttctttgcaggatcgtcggagagctacaccaccagtcggagatagcggagcgtgccacgtcccccgcgtccgtcgactcagcgctcggacaggatcaaattggcgccgtctgtgggaaatgtgatcatccgggcggaggttgagaagcttctagaggccgaccacataaggaAAGTACAATTCCCAAGTTTGCTTGCAAATGTGGTCCTGGtttccaagccaggcaacaagtggagagtctgcatcgacttccgggacttgaacaaggcttgcccgaaggacttctacccccttccccggatcgatcagctggtggactccacggccgggtgcgagctgatatgcatgctggatgcataccaaggctaccatcaagtgccgctcgcccgagaagaccaagagaaagtaagcttcatcacggcggacgacacctattgctacaatgtaatgccgttcgggctgaagaacgcgggagccacctaTCAGCGTCTAATGAACAAAGTCTTCAGGGggcagatcggacgcaacttggaagtgtacgtggacgacatacttatcaaatccttccgggcggccgatctctacgcggacatgaaggagaccttccaaacgttGAGAAGGTATAGagtcaaacttaaccctcagaagtgcctgttcggggcaaaaggcgagcgcttcctgggctacattgtgaccgagcggggtatagaggcaaaccccagcaagataaagacattgcaggacatgccgcctcccagaaatctctgagaggtacagcgtctcaccggtcggataacagcactgTCAAGGTTCATTTCTAAGAcggccgaccggagcttgccattcttcaagatcctccgtaaagccaccaagttccaatggacgaggagtgcgatcgggcattcgaggaattgaagacttatctgaattccttacccgtgttggcaAAACCAGCCGAAAGTGAGCCgctccgcatttatttatcttcaactgagcatgctgtgggctcagcattagtgAAGCCGAACGGTGAGGAACAGCCAGTGTACTTTTTAAACCATat contains:
- the LOC122008942 gene encoding transcription factor MYC2-like, encoding MSLWPPHDSASGMVPFLSSASTAADSRDVRWLRPAQPPVPVPSSSCSTSSSQTTMTSSAGPHLIPENLQQRLHSLIEYAGETWTYAIFWQSSGGGSPVLSWGDGYYKGCEEDKRNGASTTPEEKEHRKHVLRELNALISGSVDEGVDEEVTDTEWFFLVSMTQNFAAGASLPGQVLLAGSPAWISGEYSMTVAPCERVRQARAFGLRTIACVPLGGGCGVVELGSTHEISQSPEILSKLRYLFTHSGAVRPEAGSWPPAPPQAMELGFVAEPSMPWPPMAPKPSSRIEKPTTSGLTETLVPSHMTQDLNFTASDCEALYIDKHTSFEGPKNSSASTATPMPEEGNCGLFGGDSDQSDLEASVREVTSVAAATDPEKPRPKKRGRKPANGREVPLDHVEAERQRREKLNQRFYALRAVVPNVSKMDKASLLADAIAYINELRIKAETLESEKKTLDSKLNRTNRESTTTAKDAAAEVEVKVLGREAMIVVECDRRREAAARVMVALRELDVEVSYANVTVVKDLMILQATVEMTRRFYSQEQIKDALYVALFQPI